The DNA segment TTAGTATGTTTGAGAATGACAACATcttcaaaaatacaatgaaattatttcaatcaattaacgTCTAGAATATGTTTTTGtctacaataattgtatttgcAGTGAATTGATTCGTCAACGAGCTGATCAGTAACCCTCCAGTAATTAATACATGTATTGCCACTTGTGGGACATGATTGATGGAGATAAATGATAATGACCTGACCAAACAAGTTGCTTCCGTAGTTACTGGTACAGGTTTTAACAAGGAGTGGGAGGAACACCAATTTCTGACGATGAATATCTGATTGGACAACGATACATTTGACTGTCAATTCGTTTAACCTTTGAGCTATCAATCATGACACCTGGCTATTCGCAGTTTTTTCTCttgcaataaataatactaGCTCTCAATTTTGTCTACTCCAACAACCATGAGCTATGAACAAGATTTATCAAGACATCAAATTATACTTCAAATAGGCTCGGAAATGATACAAGACTATATGATAGCCAACTATCATGATTGATGGATCAGGTTCTGAAAATTGCTTATATcgatttctataataattctgTCATGTCATTGCATCCCCTTACACTTTGAATATAGAACTACTAATATATGTATAATATTgatcaaaaatcaatttaataattgttaatttcaATCTCTTGAGCTTTGGATTGTAGCTTGAAATAATCGAATGACTTATCTTGAAGCTCTGAATCATTAATTGCAGACATTCTATGATAAAAAGCGTAGGGAATTCAACGGAATCATATAATCATATCAATTCCCTGATACTTTGTTAAACGCATACATCTGAATGATTCTAGTGATCATGATGATACACTcttgaattttcaaaactacatttCCACCAAATAACGAATTGCTTTCAAAATAGCTTCCACGAAGCTGACGATATGAGGAACAGAATCAACTCATCAAggtaatcaaattgaataacaataaaatgTTTCTTTGAATACAATGTGAGAATATCAAACTCTGAAATTGACTTCATTTCTGCAGGCTATTTATATTAGTTACGTAGCTAACTAACAACCCTGAGTtatcacaaacaaaattaatggGAGGAAccaataaaaatggaaatttgaTCGGTTCATTCATTCAGTTGGATGTGTATCTAGCTATCTTAATCGATTAGTATTGTAGTAGTCATGCCATTCCGAAATTATCTTCTCTGCTATTTATAAATGAGAATGAGATGTTGAACTGTGTAACTTTTGCTAATGACTAGAAGACCCATAACTAACTTCTCTTTTAATTCGTCTGAGTAGTTTGTaggcaataaaaattaatactcAATCAGAGGAAGCACAATCTAagaagttaatttgaataacttATTGAGTTATAATAATTGGTGGCTAAACATTGTTATTCACTCTTccattattgtagatttttattaCACTGGTCTACACATAAATCTGCTCTATTACTGAATAGGAACTGATTGTCGCAAATTCCATATCATTATATAAAACTGGCCGGCCTCACGACCTTGGAAATCAAAATTATTGGATTGTAAGTCTTGAACACTGAACATTCGTAGAAGCACAGGAATGACCAGAATCGGGTGTTGTAAGTTCCAGGATACGGTTGTATGTCGTTAACCGATACAATAATAGAGTAGCGGACAACAATGGGtggtatttttattgttctgaATATATTCTCACTTGCTTTACTTTTTATCTGATTCAAAAAGTCAAGTTGAAGTCGAAACGGACCGACACGTACTGGAAATAAACTAGCCATGAACTCGTAATCCCCAAACAATATTGTATGTACTCAATATAGTACTTCCAATTTACAAAAATAGCTCTGATTTATGATTAAAGTTACTAGTAAAACGTGAATAATTTCATCTGGAGACTATGCCATTATTGATATTGCGTATTTGAGCTTCAGAGTAATTGAAGAACTCTACCAAgagttatttttaaaaagttactGGAGCCTACAGctaaaacaaattattaaaatacattCAGATTGATCACATCAAGGTTAACAGAAAAAAACTGTTCCATATACCTGGACAGGATATTCTTGCTAACACAGTTTCTTTATTTTAATCGAGAGCTTTTTCTGAGGAAGAGCTTTTTTCACAagttctaggcttgtgcgtgcgTAATAGGAGGCTGATAAGAGATGGGCAGGAAAATGTTTTTTTGGCCAGGGTGGGCGAGTGGGCTATGGCAACCTTCAGTCTGCAATCCCTGGTCGTGGGCACGAAACCCaccggtaggcatggacgtttaatcatttcataatattacCCACGCTCAAGTGAAAAATTTATGTGTGAATCCACCGCAAGGAATGAGTGGACCTATAGCTTTAGGTGGGATCCGAACCACATAAACTCATGAATTATATTAGTTAAGTCGGCTCCCTCAAGTGGTAAGCCGTCAGAGACGAATGAGCCTGAATTTATCTCAGAGATAATAACTTAGCTGCAAGACATCAGAGCCTCCCCACAGATAACCTTGAAATTGAGAGAGCCTTTTCGCGAGTTCTCAAACTttgatttttcttttcattttaaatttaaagaaTCTACAACCGATTGCAAAATGTATTCtcaaaccaaattgattttcaaaaaatcatgaGAGCATCTGAActttcttataatttattacaaatgattATAATCTTTTGGACAACCGTCAAAGTAGACGTTAACTCCTTCATTTCCAAATGAAATAACACAtaacaataatacaaaattgaaactcCGTGGGAGTTATTACGTCTCTCTTCATTGCCTAAATCTCCAAAGACTTATACGAAAAAACTAGCTcgatttggacgatttgtgagaAGTAATTCCAAATAAGGTTTAGTCCAGATAAAACCTGAGTCGAATCCCCCGTGGAGATTAGGCTATTATAGTTTGTAAGAATGTCAATGTCGAATAATACTGATTCGTTCTCGAATGCAGTGACTTAACGTCTTCCACGTGATGGCAAGTAGCATGCGAAATCTCATAATTTCCATTTCTTTTTGCTGTGAACTCTAAGGTCAATGTGCATATTAATTTCACATTAATAGTCAATGGACCAACAAAAAATACGGAACTGCTGTTTGTTCTTTGTCGTCTGAGAATCGTGCGGTGATTTTTATTCCTACATGATACAATCTGGTTGCACATTTCATGAGACAATTTCGGATTCCAATATTccagataaataaatttatcatttgaaGTCACATTCAGCacaaaattcattctattttgGATAAACAAAGGACTGGATCattcatattattgataataatgtttgtgTCGTGCAGGTATTGATGTGGCTGTGTGCGATGCCGGCGCTGGGTTTGCCGACGCCGAGACGCCTGCCGGAGCCACAGGCATTGGTGAGGCAGCCGCAACCCGCACCGCGACTCTCAGCTCACAGACAAGAGGTGCTCGCCGGCCGCGACTTCCTCAGCGTGTTCATGCGTACTTCCTCGTCACACAGTGCATCCCGGCACCACCCGGGTCGCGCGACCGCCATCGGCTCCGACTTCTCGGAGAACAGCAACTCAGTGCACAGGGTGGAGGGTGAGGAGAGAGACATCAACCACAAAGGAGAAAACGTTCTGGAGGCGACCGATTACGCCGAAGAGTTCGAGTCGGCTAGGAATTTCAATAGCAGAGACCGATTCACGGAAGACCAACGACTGTCTCTAGACGCCGTCTCACCTACTACTACCCCCATCGTTACCGAAatccccaccaccaccactacCGAAATCCCTTCAACCACTACACCTGCCTCAGAGCCTGAGGACGAGGCAGCCGTCAGCACGTTCTACGACCTGGACGAGGAGAATCCGTCCGAAATCGGGATGGGCGCCCTGACCGAGCAGCCCTCCTTCGCCAGCTACTGGGCACGCTTCACCGAGAGAGCGTCCTCCACGCCTCCAACACCACCTCCCACCCCAAGCTCCTCACATGACAACGAGCAGCCGCTGCAAGTCATCTCCGTCCGAGTCTCGTCGTCTGTCGTTCGTCACTCTCATAAGGTACAGTAATCAAATAGTCCAAATGTTGTTTTCAGTCGTAGGCTACCACTGATTTACTCCATCCAATatgaattaattcaaataaCTGCTAGGCCACAGGACAgaaaagttcatttttaaagtttgaatttttttgagTCCTCATCCACTTGTTCATGCACAATAAAATGCATGAAGAATTCTAATTTGGAAATACGTTGTGAATTGATTAGGTGTACTCCAATCtctcaatcattaatttattcatgattGGAAACATGAATTATTGGAATCAGTCATTGAGGATTGATGTTATCAattgtgataataatttaagGAATAATAGGAAACAAGTTTCTACagtgcaatatattttttccGATGCTCATCGATGAACAACTTATAAAATTCATAGAATCTAAGAAGATCAGTCTTCTCACAATACAATTTTAGTTTCACAATGTTCAATTCTCATCAATCTTGAACGTTCATTTCCAGATTTGCATCATCGAGTGATGCAAATATTATCCTCAACGTAGCTTTTCTATCATCGGGAAAAATGTCTCTTACGTGAATCTGATGcgaattaattgaattattagtTACTCTTACTAGTGCAAAACTTCATGCTATTCTGTTTATCTTGAACTTCAAATCTTTCTGTTCTTTTCATTGACATGGaggaaatcaaataaattaattcccGAACTCGAAATCAAAGTTGCCAATCACTATCTTCTTCTTTCAGTtcaatcgtttgattggttggTAGCCTTCTATCTGAATCTGTTcattgctactctcttccattgcACATAGCTTATAGCACCCAGAACCTTCGTCATTTGTCTTAAAtactgtagccggggtcttccacgaCCCCTTTGTCCATCAACTGTATTGAATATTGGCCAGAATCTTGGCCTGAATGCGTCATGTTTTATTATGTGTCCAATCCAGCCAATCActatatcattttcaaatttttatcatgttacAAAACATGGTTTTCAGGCTTAAtcagccacatcttcagctatGTAGTTCACTACTGTAGGTTTAGACGAGCAGTAGTCAAGAACAAAGATTGAGATATGGCTGGCTAAGCAATGAAACAGTGTTCTGTTGTGGACATCATTTtacttgttgtttatttatCATGGAGGAATACTTCAACATCATCACAATATAATGTTGAATGATTTAAACTTGATGATGTTGTAGGTTGACGACCACTCTACACCGAAACCATTCGAAAGCGAGAAACTGGTGAAGACTGCCAGCCGGCTGGTGACAGAGGAGCAGCCAACACTGACCGCCGTGCAGCGAAGCTCACTCAATGTGGAGGAGGCGCCTCTCATCGAGGCTCAGGGTCACGGAGGTCACCAGGTCCAGAGTCAGCACTACGCACCCTACAGACCTGCCCAGCATCCACAAGTCATACCAATACACACGTCATCCACCACAGAGACCACGCCGCAGACATCAACTCCCCCTAACTCATTCGGAGTCCGTAACCTACAGAAACCAGCTAGTCAAACAAACGGATTCAGCGAACAGCAGACATCTGTTGGAGCCCAATACCAATCAACCGACTACCACAACAGTCCTGAAGCTTTAGCTGCCGTTCAGGAGGAGATCAACGTACACCGTACCGATTTTCTGAAACTTAAAGATACCAAACCAGAAAACCGTACTCACAAAGTGAACAGATACGAGTTGGAGAACAAACCAAGGAGTGAAGATGATGAAGGTAGTGATTTTGTTGAGAGAACACAACCTAACCATGGGTACAGACAATATGGGGGACAAGATAAGAAGGAAGGGAAGGGGGGAGATTCTGTGACAAGCTATGATAATGAACCAAAAGCGTTAGCTTACCATTATGACCCACAAAATCCGCAGTTGTCACCGGTGAGTTATCAAACGAGTGTTTCGTCGGCAACGTCGGGTAGTCGAGTGCGGTTCTACAGTGAGCCGCTGGGTTACAGGAAGGCGTCACAGCGACAAACACTGGAGCAGCAGCAACCGGTGGAACCGACACTGCAGCAGCAGCGACCGGTGACACCGGAGCGTAGCTACCAGCAGCCGGAACGGGTGTATGGTGTGCCTGAACAGAACTACGAGGTGGACGAGGCTGTGAGTGTGGTGACCAATGGGCGAGCTCACGGCGTCCAGAGTCCTGCACCTGGACCTTCACCACCTCCGTCAGGTCCCCCGCGACCCGGTGACAGCGAGGACCCCAACAAGTCTGGCTACGTGCTGGAGGGCAGGAACTTCCGCAAGTACCGCGTCGAGGAGAAGACGGCCGACGGGTTCATAGTCGGCGAGTATGGCGTCGTCAGCCACGATGACGGTAGTCTGCGTGGCGTCCGCTACACGGCCGACAGCACCATCAACCCAAGACTCATCTACGACGCACTCGTCAAGTTCCTATCGCTCAAGTGAACAACCAAGCTCAACGCAACGCAAACAACACACGCTCTGGCCTGCTGCTCGATGCACTAATggatcagtttttttttttatcgaAACGAGGAAACTTTATGTAGCTTTTCTACTAACAAATAATCCGCATACTAGCAAAAGCTTCTTAAAAATTATTGTGCATTAAAGCTATTGTCAGCTCTATTGaagtgtttatattttgtttatattatctttgaaaactTGGGATTCtcgattataatattagatgatagtattcaataatattccgGGATTGATAGTATTGTAACTCGGTATGTGGAAAAGTCAAAGCTTATTGTCATTGCATTGAATTAGTAATGTATTGTACATTTTTTAGGTAGTAGTGAAGCTTTATTGTCCTGCGATATATATTTATCTATCCACATATAGATTCTTCCTATGAACTTCACTTGACTTATTTTAATCTTCCAGTCGTCCGTTTCACAACCTCTACTGATGAAGCAGATACTTAAAGATTTATGTTTAAtagcaaaaatgttttcaaccTTGATATTATACTGTTGATTGAAAATTCGATaaaatcatttataattattcgTCTAATTTAAACTTTCCATCTGTGAAATTCTTCTATTGCTTTCTTCAATTCTAACTCTTTTAGAATGTAGGATAAGTATTATGTATTAATTACTGGATAGATTgtagatttaattttatttatttgtggactATTAGTGAAAAATCATTGAGCTGCAGGCCTCACTACTTCGATGATCCATGATTTGCCACAGATCAATAGATTCAGAAGTGGCCGTGTGTTGTGTGATACACTGTATATTTTAAAACATGATTGGACTTTACGGATATATCTAATTGTGCCAAATTAAATTCTCACCATTATTTGCTTCTCAAAGATCAAAATGCGAATTAAAACTTGATATTATTAATGTCTTGCTCAAGTTCAACTTCTCCAAGAAGTGCcttatatttatttagttacTTATAAGAAAGTTTCAAGTCGATAACACtgtctattataatattctaaatcTACTCAAATCATAATTGTTCAGAATTACGTTTATTTGATCATAATTTCTCTTGAAGAGCTagtcaatttgaatatttgtattTGAATGACTACTTAGACTAGTtacaaattttttatcaaactgAATTCTTTCATTTGTACTAATTTACATTTACATGAGTCAAAAACATCTTGCTCAATTTTGCTATGAAGTTGTTATTACCAAAAGGAACACAAGCATGCATgtggaatgaaataaattcttttGCACATTACAACATGGGATTCTTCTTCGATATGATTAGGCTACATTCTACACTAATTCTCTCTCATAACATGCTTTAATATTGGTCTACTCGCAACTAAAATCTTCGAAGTGGATTGAGCATGGTCGAATGCATCTCCTGATCTATGAACCTCTAGTATCAGTCTATAGTTCAAGATCACGTTTAGATTATTAGAGCAAAACTGAAATGATGAAAACTCACAAGATTACTGTTCCAAAAAAATGTTAGTCCACTGAATTATCTACTCCCatcagcatttttcaaatgattccCAAGATTTTTCAAGAGATAATTTCCATCTCCTATGTTAAATTGTTTATTCAAgggttttataagaaatttacTATTATCTGTAATGATTTCCCTACAATGAACACAGAACTATAACAAAAACTGGAATGGAATCTTGTATCTAAACTCTAAAGTCTACAAGACCAATACAGCCTTACATTGGAGATGGTGGAaaatgttatgaataaattccaTTAAGTTCATTAAGAGATGTTTCATCATTATTCAGTAAATTAGAGCTTGGAGTTAATTATAACTTGGGTGATTGAAAACACTATAGAACGACTGGCATCAATAGGCCTATTTACTCTAACGAAGAGTGATAATAACTCAGTCTATCAATCTAAACAATTCAATGACAACACAACAATAGATTAGGAACTGGTATTGGAacatcaaataatgaaaaatagttcaaattGAGTTAAGAGCTTTTCTAGAACAAGATTAACATTGTACACCACTACTGCGACTTGTATTGAATGACCGTGACaaattttgtagttttattATGTGAAGTGATATTACACATACATGAGATAcgactacaatattttttataaatgtatTACGTTTTTCGGTGATAATTTTACTtcatattagagatattatttatcataattaagTGCTGAGTAGATTCCTAATGATTTAAGTTTATTAAATGATTTACTTTTAATGACATGGTTACAGCTTTACAACACTGTGAATGTGATATGATTATActctgaaattataattatatgagatCAATGTGAAGAAGTCCTgcttgataatgattttgatAATCTTGAATTATACATAGGAATTCCCAATATTGTAATACGAACTGATCAgtcttattctattttcattggAATCATTAACAAGAGTATGTATTGATTTCTGTCTTTTCAAACTGTAACTTATACCTAACGTGAAATGAGCTGAAGCCATAATTTCATTCTATTTGTAACACTTAGGTTCATTTTATTATATGAAATGCATGCTTCAAGTGATTACATATTAGTACTTAAGATTTACTTAAGCTGACTCGCTGTTTTTCCCTAAGGAGAAAATAAAACTGATATGCAATAATGTCTTCTTGATTTTGATCCATTACCCTCTAGTGTTTACagtgacaataattattagaattaacAAATTCTGATGAAAATTCGAgttcttttgaaaaatatgtaatcaATAAGAGTAGGAGTTCGAGTGTCATGAATGATTGAGTTGTTTCTATAACTCAAGATTATAAATGAGACTATCGTGAGATTCACTAAAAAATGACAGCATTCCCAGTAAATGGCATCAAACCTTCTCATTTAATCAATcctaatataattcaatatcacTATAATCTTAAATTATGTAAGTCCATCTATACAACGCTGTAAATCTAATAACTGGGATAAACCAATTATTAATTCGACTCAAATTAATCTAAACAAATTCCTAAACTAATATTCTAACAAATTTTACTCAACCTCTCAAATATTGACAGTATCTCATCAATATGTAATGTAAATCTTGACATTTCTTGACAATCGGTTTGAATTGGATTATAGAAGTTCGAGTTCAAAGATACTTCACTAATTAATAGGTTATGTTAtgacaaataatatattttgtgtgaGTTATCCACTGACTCATCATCTTAATGAGTCCAATTAGTTCAACAAAACAGAGAAGATGGAACTGTTCTGAACCTGAACTAGTCATCGGGAAGTTCGATTACGAAATGGCAATCGACAATAATTGCTCTCAAGTTTACAAAAATAACATAAATGTTTAGCTGATAATGCAAggaagaacataataataaagttttattatcaatcatttTACGATGATACAACTAATAGCCTACATAACCAACTTGGACATTCAAGTTTGACTTGATTATTTCCTATTTCCTTGTGAATATATACACTTTTCTTTgtcatatatttttgtttgtattctatAACCTAGATAGatggttttattttgttttatgtatattttttttctcttcaagcTGACAAAGGTCAAAGACCtgcatatttttgtgaattcatgtgtgtgtatgtgtttgccatacgctaataataataatatacaactaTCTAAAAACTTACTatctattcaatttttactCTCGTACTGGTTATTGAGATCACCCTGAATTCACGGAGTTTTCATAATTATAGAGGAAAATTTCATATCTATGACTTACTACATTTAcaacaataatagaaaaatggtTTCCTTTCTcgaaaaaataacaaaacaccAGTGTGAAATTTACTGTTCTCCAAAATGTTATTGTCTCATTTTTCACTTGACAGCCCGATTTATGTCAGTAAAAAAGCTGCTCCAACCATTTCCGCTAGAATATAAGCGTAAGCTTACTGTTGACAACGagaatatattatgaatatCAATCAGTCTGgactctaaaaaaatattaccaaTCTACTGCCTGATAATAAAAAGAGTACAGAGTACTAATAGAGAGTTTGTGCAGCTTTTGCTTTTCTTCAaggttgaaaataaaatgagaaaccTCAAATGAGAATTGAAATTGAGTGTAGATCAGTGGCTCCAAGTTTGCATAACAGGTAATCAAGAGCTGGATTCATAGAAACTTCCTGAGCACGTAAATAACATACCCTCAAGCCAGTCCATGAAAACTCCACTTACAATGCATTCTTATGGATGTCATCATGGTAGCTATCCTCAGAAGAGTAGATTGAAAAACCGAAAGCGAAtcagaatttttaatttaatttaatcaaGGTCACTGGATTAgagaataaaacaatattagcaTTTTCCACGTGTAGTGGAAATTTATATAGGTACTGTACTTGGTATGGAGAGTACTGGAGTTTGAAGATTTGATAATGGTTCTTTCACCTGTATCATGTAATTGGAGTCATATTAGTACGAAGAATACGAATAATTCCTTATACACATCCTCTAGAACGCTTATACGTCTGAAAACTATCGTAATGATGATCAGTGATGAGCTGATGGTTGAACAAGATATTAAGTTACAATAATGATAAACAGCTTTTGAAAATTGGACTTACCAATTAAAGTTTTCGAAGGCTCCGTATGACATCTCATTTATACAAATacttcaaattatcttcaaaattctttttttacatCATAATGATCCCACTTGTTGGAATGGTTCCATTAATAGTGGTAACTCCTTGATCTCATCAGTTTTATATGAGATGAAGGAGTTGTTCTATTGTGGCAGAAGCAATACCACTCGTAGGTACTAGcctattcacaaaaataactttttcaacaaaattatcTTGAGACAGCACTGACTAAATTATCACTGGGCTGCTTTTAACTTTGTCAGGTTGGCTGAAATGATGATGTATTTAAATCAAGCATCGGATACCGTTCAATTCTGTCAGGTTGGTAGTGAGCTGATGaaactaatataataaataaatatatcagaAGATTTGAACTTGAAGACTCGATCATTATAGAAGAATGACAATCACGTTACACGGTGAGTTCAATACGACTTCAAAAAAGCTGAGCAAAAATGATGAGCCAAGCTGATTAAATATGTGGCAAAAAAGTGAGCATCAAGTGCAGGTTTCATTTCTCTTTGGAACAATTTGGTCGAAAATAGTGAATAAGTGACATTTAATGTCCTATTGAACTTCCCTAAACACCATCTACAATATTCAAGCTGTATCTTTGCATCTAGCCTACCATTACCACAAGCTAGAAATCAGAAGATGAGTTAATTCTTGAAGCTCACAGCTGGCTTGTGCTAGATACATTGaaattaaggtgcgtacagacttatacACCACGAACCTGTGCATGTGGCTTTTCGCGAGTTGATGCTATAATATAAATTCATGAGAAATATTCAGATTGAAATCtatagaaaataatagaaatcaataataagattaaaaCACTGTTTGTTATTAATAGCATCCGGCCGAAAGATCTTGTTGTTACATTTCTATGATGTACTTTttgtatgaattaattaattaattaagtgaataaattcattcattgaaggaatttgactgctagtcgttctaaTAACATAAAAGGGATTCAATATTAAGCAGTTGGTgattagggatgtcaatcccgggatcccggtccatttttgatacctaagAATCCCGGGATTTCCCAgcatcaatcccgggattttccaGCATCAATCCCAGGATTTTCGGGATTAGAAAGCCTGAAATTtattgtgaatcatatttttacaaaaacaattcaatatagaattttatGGTGATAAATATGAGTTCTGCATAACTAATTTATTGCTCTGAATGTTTGACTGATTTATTCTACAGGCGCAGCCTACAGTttcatatacataatatataatctTTACTGGCTAAATAAAATTCGTAATATTGGTTCGCATCATCAAAAACAAGCACCATctattcactctctgtctaataATTCctattctcttctcttctcccttcttctctatcataagtagaatatctatTTAAAGTAAATATAGTTGACTCTacaaaatttcatttagtagtggttcagcttttaaaagaaattactcctaatcttgaaaacaattatagaaatagaatgttgatagaaaaattatagtaatttctatctctctttaatttagtaaattttttatattagatTAGACTTTActatattatgtttaattttaatattattcttaagtattttttcatttcaataatatcctctccctctataatgagccctttttcatctccacacactgttactgaacatgtaattgaggaggaacaattggttgaaaatgcatgaaactgatttttaccaatcccgggattgataatggataatcccgaaatatcgggattggaaatcagtcccgggattgacatccctattgGTGATGAAAAACAGCATTGAAGAATTCTAAAATTAAAGAATGAAGGTTTATAGGAAAAAACTAAAAGCACAAGGAAACTGATAAAATACGGGAATAGGGATACCAAAGTGCCGAAAATTTGACCCTgctattatattttaagatCCAAATTGATAGTGGTAACTAACTATCAAAATTATGGGTTTTTTACGAGATGATAGCTTTTTCACACCCTGAAGAATTGATATTATATCTAGCATATTTTCCAGATAAGGTTTGAGTAGTGGGTAAATTTCGCTCAAGTGGATTCAAGCTCCCCTGTCCAATTATCATACTTCTCAGTATGAATATTCACCATTCTAC comes from the Nilaparvata lugens isolate BPH chromosome 1, ASM1435652v1, whole genome shotgun sequence genome and includes:
- the LOC111052859 gene encoding uncharacterized protein LOC111052859; translation: MPDGWLPALVLMWLCAMPALGLPTPRRLPEPQALVRQPQPAPRLSAHRQEVLAGRDFLSVFMRTSSSHSASRHHPGRATAIGSDFSENSNSVHRVEGEERDINHKGENVLEATDYAEEFESARNFNSRDRFTEDQRLSLDAVSPTTTPIVTEIPTTTTTEIPSTTTPASEPEDEAAVSTFYDLDEENPSEIGMGALTEQPSFASYWARFTERASSTPPTPPPTPSSSHDNEQPLQVISVRVSSSVVRHSHKVDDHSTPKPFESEKLVKTASRLVTEEQPTLTAVQRSSLNVEEAPLIEAQGHGGHQVQSQHYAPYRPAQHPQVIPIHTSSTTETTPQTSTPPNSFGVRNLQKPASQTNGFSEQQTSVGAQYQSTDYHNSPEALAAVQEEINVHRTDFLKLKDTKPENRTHKVNRYELENKPRSEDDEGSDFVERTQPNHGYRQYGGQDKKEGKGGDSVTSYDNEPKALAYHYDPQNPQLSPVSYQTSVSSATSGSRVRFYSEPLGYRKASQRQTLEQQQPVEPTLQQQRPVTPERSYQQPERVYGVPEQNYEVDEAVSVVTNGRAHGVQSPAPGPSPPPSGPPRPGDSEDPNKSGYVLEGRNFRKYRVEEKTADGFIVGEYGVVSHDDGSLRGVRYTADSTINPRLIYDALVKFLSLK